One window of Oncorhynchus kisutch isolate 150728-3 linkage group LG25, Okis_V2, whole genome shotgun sequence genomic DNA carries:
- the LOC109879793 gene encoding calcineurin subunit B type 1-like, with protein MGNEASYPLEMCSHFDADEIKRLGKRFKKLDLDNSGSLSVEEFMSLPELQQNPLVQRVIDIFDTDGNGEVDFKEFIEGVSQFSVKGDKESKLRFAFRIYDMDKDGYISNGELFQVLKMMVGNNLKDTQLQQIVDKTIINADKDGDGRISFEEFCLVVGGLDIHKKMVVDV; from the exons GGAAATGAAGCAAGTTACCCCCTGGAAATGTGTTCGCATT tcgATGCTGATGAGATTAAGCGTCTGGGAAAGAGGTTTAAGAAACTGGACCTAGATAACTCTGGATCCCTTAGCGTGGAGGAGTTCATGTCCCTGCCTGAACTCCAGCAGAACCCGCTGGTCCAGAGGGTCATCGACATCTTCGACACCGATGGAAACGGAGAGGTGGATTTCAAGG AATTCATCGAGGGAGTCTCACAGTTCAGTGTCAAGGGGGACAAGGAGTCAAAGCTTCGGT tTGCCTTCCGGATCTACGACATGGACAAGGATGGCTACATCTCCAACGGAGAGCTCTTCCAGGTGCTGAAGATGATGGTAGGAAACAACCTGAAGGACACCCAGCTGCAGCAGATCGTGGACAAGACCATCATCAACGCAGACAAGGACGGAGACGGCAGGATATCCTTCGAAGAGTTCTGCTTA